A stretch of the Kazachstania africana CBS 2517 chromosome 12, complete genome genome encodes the following:
- the SEC6 gene encoding SNARE-binding exocyst subunit SEC6 (similar to Saccharomyces cerevisiae SEC6 (YIL068C); ancestral locus Anc_7.258), whose amino-acid sequence MSGTVQKISELIKDDLSLERIREIKEQLLNQKSTIEYQLNKESEKYYGYIQDSLNLLNTSQKVLGSMRDRMQDVNKLSDENKTSIERYEVISDATKLYEMISNTSTIYDKIVKFGSIVDQLNNALDEELSQEVIDSGCPYLLQIHYLLTLARDFQDQMTVMARVSTDDVQRTVAKLFGGLTEVINKFDQLLENIIYDIVEIARSDQTSLAVRFFKVINIEEKEDLKIIAIRNIIKKKEMEAEKSSMKKLPNSTNTARLMGNKNLTEADYPTYYGLYQEILNGTISTRTLPRGYKNFFFNKMKQSIQDMFVEVRETYQGDKKFDILNESDWIFRELLVVKEKLALCGPEPWNLVSKVFEFFYEELHILITELVESEPETIVILDILHFDKTFKKTLIDVLGFKKSEAKSIIGDEQKEALFKDYSNLLVVKMTEWFKNLEKAEFEAFLERTIPPHTDPDGLLFLDGTKTCFQMFTQQVEVAAGSQQAKILTGVIEKFVDLLINRQQHWSSIIDKEVDKILKYNELYDIDPANIPPEADVPGGLVEYLIATANDQMRAADYSVAISHKYGEMVSKMYSKEISNNIERALDGFADVVRSCTSGLLSIIFDDLKTPYSEIFSKAWYNGSQVQQITDTLYEYLVDIKGQMSPVVFILFIGSVIDETFFNFVQALNFEHSFKSKNNKFLEAMKRDFELFFSLFTKFITEDQKVEVIDRRFRVMEYFMDLTCEPVDEIVATWRDLILDYPETPIDFLDAVLTCRKDVDSSQRKHMIQMGMKYINSPERRAHLQQLTMDPSFISRFRLSKKSRKI is encoded by the coding sequence ATGTCTGGAACAGTTCAGAAGATATCTGAATTGATAAAAGATGACTTGTCATTAGAAAGGATACGCGAAATTAAAGAACAGTTgttaaatcaaaaatctACAATTGAATATCAATTGAACAAGGAATCTGAAAAGTACTATGGATACATACAAGACAGCTTAAACTTGCTGAACACTTCGCAGAAAGTTCTCGGATCCATGAGAGATAGAATGCAAGATGTCAATAAATTAAGTGACGAAAATAAGACATCAATTGAAAGGTACGAAGTCATCTCTGATGCCACCAAACTTTAtgaaatgatttcaaataccTCCACGATATATGACAAAATAGTCAAGTTTGGATCAATCgttgatcaattgaataatgCTCTGGACGAAGAACTCTCACAGGAAGTTATTGACTCTGGTTGCCCTTACTTACTACAAATTCACTATTTACTCACTTTAGCTCGTGATTTCCAAGATCAAATGACTGTGATGGCCCGTGTTTCTACGGACGACGTTCAAAGAACGGTAGCTAAACTTTTCGGTGGACTCACAGAAGTgatcaataaatttgaccaattattagaaaatataatctaCGATATAGTAGAGATTGCAAGATCAGATCAAACATCATTGGCTGTTcgttttttcaaagttatcaatattgaagaaaaggaagatcTAAAGATCATCGCAATtagaaatattattaagaagaaagaaatggaagctgaaaaatcatcaatgaagaaacttCCCAACAGCACAAATACAGCTAGGTTAATgggaaacaaaaatttgacCGAGGCTGATTATCCAACCTACTACGGTCTCTATCAAGAAATACTGAATGGCACCATTTCCACTAGAACCCTACCCAGAGGTTATaagaacttttttttcaacaaaatgaaacaatCAATCCAAGATATGTTTGTAGAAGTTAGAGAAACTTATCAGGGGGATAAAAAATTcgatattttgaatgaatctGATTGGATCTTTAGAGAGTTATTGGTTGTTAAAGAAAAACTGGCGTTATGTGGACCAGAACCTTGGAATTTGGTCAGTAAAGTCTTTGAGTTTTTCTATGAAGAATTGCATATTCTAATTACAGAACTCGTTGAATCTGAACCAGAAACAATTGTTATCTTGGATATTCTTCACTTTGACAAGACATTCAAAAAGACTTTAATAGATGTTTTGGGGTTCAAGAAATCAGAGGCTAAAAGCATCATAGGTGATGAACAGAAAGAAGCGCTTTTCAAGGACTACTCGAACTTATTAGTTGTTAAAATGACTGAATGGTTCAAAAATCTGGAAAAAGCAGAATTTGAAGCGTTCCTTGAGAGGACTATACCGCCACATACTGATCCAGATggattattatttttagatgGTACCAAGACATGCTTTCAAATGTTTACACAACAAGTTGAAGTTGCGGCAGGTTCACAACAGGCGAAAATCCTAACTGGTGTCATTGAGAAGTTTGTAGATCTACTAATTAATCGTCAACAGCATTGGTCCTCCATTATTGACAAAGAAGTCGACAAAATACTTAAGTACAACGAATTATATGACATAGATCCTGCTAATATCCCCCCTGAGGCAGATGTACCAGGTGGGCTAGTGGAATATTTGATTGCCACAGCAAATGATCAAATGAGAGCTGCTGATTATTCCGTTGCAATTTCTCATAAATACGGAGAAATGGTAAGCAAAATGTATTCAAAGGAGATTTCGAACAATATAGAACGTGCATTAGACGGTTTTGCTGATGTTGTCAGATCCTGTACCAGTGGATTGCTTTCGATTATATTTGATGACCTAAAGACACCATATTCCGAAATATTTAGCAAAGCTTGGTACAATGGAAGTCAAGTCCAACAAATTACAGATACATTGTATGAATACCTGGTTGATATAAAGGGACAAATGAGTCCCGTGGTTTTCATACTGTTTATTGGTAGTGTCATTGACGAGACCTTTTTCAACTTCGTACAggcattgaattttgaacaCTCTTTCAAGAGCAAAAATAACAAGTTTTTGGAGGCAATGAAGAGAGACTTTGAATTATTCTTCAGTTTATTCACAAAGTTCATAACAGAGGATCAAAAAGTGGAAGTCATTGATAGGAGGTTCAGAGTTATGGAATATTTCATGGATTTAACATGTGAACCAGTAGATGAAATAGTAGCCACATGGAGGGACTTGATACTTGATTACCCAGAGACGCCAATTGATTTCCTAGACGCAGTTTTAACCTGCAGAAAGGATGTTGACAGTTCTCAAAGAAAGCATATGATACAAATGGGCAtgaaatatatcaattCCCCCGAACGAAGGGCACACCTTCAACAGCTAACGATGGATCCATCCTTCATTTCACGGTTTAGATTGTCGAAAAAATCTCGAAAGATATAG
- the TDA2 gene encoding Tda2p (similar to Saccharomyces cerevisiae YER071C; ancestral locus Anc_7.259), which yields MEVQIRESKASNSPVTQERLIALIDLTFKEVTAENNGKVSNNSIVHGILEKLNAHSSLYKYVISITSIETDESITDSNFQLSSAIGSSWNTKKDGLFNHIFENDSTGIKYLITVIWISK from the coding sequence ATGGAAGTTCAGATAAGGGAAAGTAAAGCTTCAAACTCGCCGGTGACTCAAGAAAGATTGATTGCACTTATAGATTTGACTTTTAAGGAAGTTACTGctgaaaataatggaaAAGTATCCAATAATTCGATTGTTCACGGTATTTTAGAGAAGTTAAATGCTCATTcctctttatataaatatgtcATTTCAATTACATCCATAGAAACTGATGAATCTATCACggattcaaatttccaattaTCTAGTGCGATTGGATCTTCATGGAATACGAAGAAAGATGGCCTTTTTAATCATATCTTCGAAAATGATTCCACGGgtataaaatatttgattacAGTGATATGGATATCTAAATAG